A region of the Arsenicicoccus dermatophilus genome:
ACCCGGCCTCCAGGTAGGCCTCGTGGACCGACCGCACCACCTCGGGGCGGGTGACGTTGAGGATCTCGTTGCACCCCTCGTAGCCCTGGAAGTCCTCCAGCGACGGATCGGCCGCTTGGAGCATCGTGCCCATGGCACCGTCGGCGACGAGCACCTGACGGGTCCACAGGGTGCGGAAGAGGTCCGAGCGTGCGCTCACGTGAGTCCTGCCTTTGTCGTCGGGGGCGGTGCGCAAGTCTAGGCTGGACGGGCTCTCGTCCCCGATCTGTCCAGGAGTCCGCCGTGATCCAGCTCGACGACCTGCCCGAGCTCCAGCGACCGGTGATGATCGCGGCCTTCGAGGGGTGGAACGACGCCGGCGAGGCGGCCAGCGCCGTGATCGCCCACCTGATCGAGGTCTGGGGCGCGCAGCCCGTCGCCGCGATCGACCCCGAGGAGTTCTACGACTTCCAGGTCACCCGGCCGCGGATCGTCCATGAGGCGGGCGAGCGCATGGTCACCTGGCCGACCACCCGGATCCTGCACGCGTCCTTGACCGGGGAGGACCGGGACGTGCTCGTCGTCGAGGGGATCGAGCCGTCGGTGCGGTGGCGGGGCTTCACCGAGCAGCTGCTCGACCTGGCCGAGCAGGCCGGCGTGGAGCTGCTCATCACGCTGGGGTCCTACCTCGCGCCGGTGCCGCACACCCGGCCGATCCAGACCGACGTGACCAGCGAGTCCCAGGAGATGACGCACCGCTTCGACCTGTCGGCCTCGAGCTACGAGGGACCGACGGGGATCACGGGGGTGATCAACCTGGCGGCCGAGCAGGTCGGGCTGCCTGCGGTGAGCGCCTGGGCCGGCATCCCGCACTACGCCGGGTCGGTGCCCTCCCCCAAGGCCTCGCTGGCGCTGCTGGACCGGCTGGAGGAGCTGCTCGACATCACCATCCCCCGGGGCGAGTTCGTCGAGGATGCCGCGGCCTGGCAGCGCGGCGTGGACGAGCTGGCTGCGGGTGATCCCGACGTGGCGGAGTACGTCGCCTCCCTGGAGTCCGCGCAGGACACCGCCGAGCTGCCCGAGGCGTCGGGCGAGGCGATCGCCCGCGAGTTCGAGAAGTTCCTGCGGCGGCGCGGCGACACCGACTGAGCCCGCGTCGGCGCCCTGCCCTCGCGGCCGGGGGCGACGATCAGAGCCGTATGCCGAGGAGGGCGTCGAGCGCGTCGCCCACCGTCTCGCCCTGGCCGGCGTGCGCCCCCGCGGCCGCGCACCAGGCGTCGACGGCGGCCAGCGCGGCCGGGGTGTCCAGGTCCTGGCACAGCGCGGCGCGGACCTGCCCGACCACCTCGTCCGCGGGCGGGGTGGTCTCCCGGGCGACGCCTGCGCGCCAGCGGGTCAGCCGCTCCTGGGCCCGCGCGAGCAGCGCGTCGGTCCAGGACCACTCGGTGCGGTAGTGCTGGTCGAGGAGCACCAGCCGCACGGCCATCGGGTCGACGCCCTGCTCGCGCAGCCGGGAGACGAGCACCAGGTTGCCCTTGGACTTGCTCATCTTCTCCCCGTCCAGGCCCACCATGGCCTGGTGCAGGTAGGCGCTCGCGAACGCCGGCTCCCCGGTCAGCCCCACGGCCTGGACGGCCGACATCTCGTGGTGCGGGAAGACCAGGTCGGTGCCGCCGCCCTGCACGTCGAAGCCCATGCCCAGGGTGCCCAGCGCGATGGTGGTGCACTCGATGTGCCAGCCGGGTCGGCCGCACCCGAGCTCGCCGCCCTGCCAGGCGGGCTCGCCGCGTCGCTCGGCGCGCCACAGGAGCGGGTCGAGGGCGTCGCGCTTGCCGGGGCGGTCCGGGTCGCCGCCGCGGTCGGCGAAGACCTCGAGCATCTGCTCGCGGGTCCAGCCGGAGACCTCTCCGAAGCTCGCCTGGCGGGACAGGTCCAGGTAGTAGTCCCGGGCGCCGTCGGCGACGAGCCCTGCGTCGGGGCCGGTGATCTCGACGGGGTACGCCGCGCCGGCGCGGACCAGCTGCTGGACCTGGTCGGCGACCCGGTCCACGGACTCGACCACCCCGACGTAGTCGGTGGGCGGGAGCACCCGCAGCGCGGTCATGTCGTCGCGGAAGAGCTGGATCTCCTTGGTGGCCAGGGCGGTCCAGTCGACGCCGTCGCGTGCCGCCCGCTCGAGCAGGGGGTCGTCGACGTCGGTGATGTTCTGGGTGTAGGCGACCTCGTGCCCGGCCTGTCGCAGCGCGCGGCCGAGCAGGTCGAAGGTGACGTAGGTGGCCGCGTGCCCCATGTGGGTCGCGTCGTACGGCGTGATCCCGCAGCAGTAGATCCGTGCGGTCGGGCCGGGCGTCAGCGCCACGACCTCGCCTCGGGCGGTGTCGTGGATCCGGACGGGCAGCGGGGTGCCGGGGACGGTGGGGACGGCGGGGGCGGGCCAGGACTTCACGCGCGCAGCCTAGCCGTCACCGGCGACACCGGTCGGTCACGGTGCGTCGTCGCGCGGGTCGACGGGCCCCGGGCTCACAGCGGCGGCCAGGGGATCGGGTAGTGCCCGGGCGCGGGCTGCGGGTAGGTGCCCGTGGCCAGCAGCCCCGCCACCCGCGCGCGCAAGGCGTCAACCTCCCGGCCGCTGAGCAGCTCCACCAGCCCGCGCTGCGGCCCCTGCCCCGCCAGCAGCGCCGACGCGGGGTCGTCGAGCAGGGACGCCAGCAGCGACAGCCGCTCCAGCTCGGCGTGGGGCAGCGGGTCCCCGACCCAGCCCCACAGGACGGTGCGCAGCTTGGCCTCGTCGTGCAGCGTCAGCCCGTGGTCGATGCCCCACGCCCGACCGGCGGGGTCGACCAGGACGTGGGATCCCTTGCGGTCGGCGTTGTTGACCACGCAGTCGTATGCCGAGAAGCGCCGGGCGACCTCGTCGCCCGCGTGCACGACCACCACGTCCTCGCCCTCGGGCGTCTCGCCCGCGAAGACCGGCAGCCAGCCCTCGGGCACCTGCTCGGGGACCACCACGTCCACGAGGGTGGGGGCGTCCTCGTCGTGGTCCACCCACAGCTGCACCGAGCCCGGGCCGAGGGGGCCCTCGCGCAGCACGGTGGGCGGCACCACGTGCCACCCGCCCTCGTGGGACACGACGAACGCCGCGACCTCGCGCTGGGCGAGCGTGGCCGGCGGGAAGTCCCGCAGCGGCCGCTCCCCGCGGGTGGGCTTGTAGACCACCCGCCAGGCGTCCTCGCCGTCGGGGTCGCCCAGCAGCCCCAGGAAGACACCGTTGGACGCCTCGAGCATCTGCCCCACGAGGGTGAGCTCGTCGCGGGCCAGGCGGTCGAGGATCGCGGCGACGGCGTCGCGGTCGGTGGGGTCGACGAGCGGGTTGGGGCGGGCGAGCACGGCCTGGACCGCGGCCAGCTCACCCTCCGGGCTCTCCTCGGCGAGCGACTCCCGCCCCGGCCGCTCCTGCTCGTGCGGATCGGTCACGTCAGCGTCGGTAGCCGTTGGCGCGCGGGCAGATGTGGCCCTCGGGGTCCAGCGGCTCGCCGCAGAAGGGGCAGGGTGCCCGCCCGGCCGCGACCAGCGCCAGCGACCGCCGGGCGAAGGCCCGCGCCTGGGCCGGGGAGAGCACGACCCGCACCACCGTGGTGGGGGGCGTGGCCTGCTGCTCGGTCAGGCCCGTCGCGGCGCGGGCGTCGTCGCGGGCGGCCTCCTCCAGCGGGTCGTCGCCGTCCACGTCCAGGTCGCCGTCGGCGCAGTCGATCACCACGACCCCGCGCACCGGCTCGTAGGCCAGACCCAGGCTCTGGATCCGGAACTCGTCCTCGATGGGCGTCCCGAGCGGGTCGTTGTCCTGCAGCAGGCTCGCCGCGGCCTCCGATCCCTCGATGGGGGCATACATGTCGATCAGGTCGTTGCACCGGTCGGCGAGGACCTGCACCTGCTGCTTCTCCAGGGACATGCTCGTGAGCCGACCGCGGCCGGCGGCCTGCAGGAAGAAGGTGCGTTGACCGGGGGGTCCGACGGTCCCGGCGACGAAGCGCTCCGGCGGGTCGAAGACGTGCTGCGGCGTGACCATGCTCATGACCCTAGGCCGTCCCGCCGCCGACGACGGCGTCACCGGACGGTGCGTCGGTCTCGCGCGAGCCCCCGGCCGCCGGTGCCAGCGAGGCCAGGTCCGCGCCGGTGTCGTTGACCCGCACCAGGAACGGCCGGGTCGCGGTGTAGCGCAGCACAGACACCGAGGCCGGGCCGGCCACGATCCGCTGGAAGTGGTCCAGGTGGGTGCCGGCCGCGTCGGCGAGGACCGCCTTGATCGGGTCGCCGTGGCTCACCGCGACCCACAGGGCCTCGGGGCCGTGCTCGGACCCGACGAGCCGGTCCAGGTCGCGCACGGCGGCGACGACGCGGTGCGCCATGTCCGCGATCGACTCGGCGGGGAAGGGCGCACCGGCCACGGCGTCCTCCCCGCCCGCGCCACGCTCGTCCTGCGGGAACCGCGCCCGCGAGGGATGGTCCTGCACGGTCCGCCACAGCTCCTCCCCCGCCAGCTCGGCCAGCGGGCGGCCCGTCCAGGCGCCATACCGGCACTCGCCGAGGTCGTCGGTGGTCACCCGTCGCACCCCGGACCACCCGGCCGCGGCGGACAGCTCGTCAGCGGTCTCCTGGCAGCGCTGCAGCGGGCTCACCGCGACGAGGGCCACCGGCAGCCCGGCGAGGCGCTCGCCCAGGGCACGCGCCTGGGCGACGCCGACCTCGTCGAGACCGACCCCGGGGGTCCAGCCCGCGAGGGTCCCGGAGGCGTTGGCGGCGGTGCGTCCGTGACGGACGAGCAGGAGCGTGGGCACCTCACCACTGTGCCACGAGGTCACCCCGCAGGCCCCTGACGCGTACCCTCGGGGCTTGTGATCGTCGACCAGGCCCTGTATCGCCAAGGCCGCCGCCAGCCGTGCGGCGACCTCTCCGAGGAGCTGTCGGCGCTGCGCGACCGCCAGGACGACGGCTTCCTGTGGATCGGGCTCAAGGACCCGACCGACGAGGAGTTCGCGCTGGTCAACGAGGAGCTGGGACTGCACCCCCTCGCCGTGGAGGACGCGCTGACCGGCGAGCAGCGGGCCAAGCTCGACATCTACGACGACACGCTGTTCATGGTGGTCAAGACGCTGCGCTACGTTGAGCGCACCAGCGACGTGGAGACCGGCGAGGTCATGCTCTTCGCCGGCGACCGTTTCGTCCTCACCGTCCGCAACGGCGAGGCCAATCCCCTGGCCGGCGTCCGCGCCCGCCTGGAGCTCGCCCCCGAGCAGCTCGTCCACGGCCCCGCCGCGGTGATCTACAGCGTCCTGGACTCGATCGTGGACAACTACGTGCTCATCGACACCGAGCTGCAGGAGGACCTGGACCGCATCGAGCGCAACGTCTTCGGCGGCGCCCAGGGCGACTTCGCCTCGGAGATCTACGAGCTCAAGCGTGAGGTGTTGGAGTTCAAGCGCGCGTCGGTGCCGCTCGCCGAGCCGGTGCGCCGCCTGGCCAAGGACCGCTCGGTGCCGGTGGTGCACAAGCCCGCCCGTCCCTTCTTCGGCGACGTCCTGGACCACCTGCTGCGCGTCAACGACCACGTCGAGTCCTACGACCGGCTGCTCACCGACGTGCTCAACGCCCACCTCGCCCAGATCGGCGTCCGGCAGAACGAGGACATGCGCAAGATCTCCGCGTGGGCGGCGATGGGCGTGTGGCCCACCATGATCGCGGGCATCTACGGCCAGAACTTCCGGTTCATGCCCGAGCTGGAGGCCAGCGTCACCGTCGGCGGCACCGAGGTCTACTGGGGCTACTGGTACGCCCTCGCCCTGATGGCTGGCGGCAGCGGCTACCTCTACCGCCTGTTCAAGCGCTCCGGCTGGCTCTGAGCGGGCGTCGGCACTCTCCCATATGCCGCAGAGCCGGCACCTTCGCGCAGAAGGTGCCGGCTCTGCGGCATACGGGACGGTCGTCGCGGACCCGCCGCAGGATCAGGTGGCGGACATCATCCCGGTGCCCAGGGCGACCAGCACCGCCGCGCCGACCAGGACGCGCCACCCGATGAAGAAGGACAGCGAGTTGTTGCGGACGAAGCGCAGCAACCACGCGATCGAGGCGTAGGCGACCACGAAGGACACGAAGGTGCCGACCACCAGCTGGCCCACCCCCACGACCGAGGTGTCCACGTCCTTCATCTCGTAGAGCCCGGCGCCCACCAGGGCCGGGATCGCCATGAAGAAGGACAGCTCGGTGGCGGTCACCCGGTCCAGGCCCCGGAACA
Encoded here:
- a CDS encoding PAC2 family protein; translated protein: MIQLDDLPELQRPVMIAAFEGWNDAGEAASAVIAHLIEVWGAQPVAAIDPEEFYDFQVTRPRIVHEAGERMVTWPTTRILHASLTGEDRDVLVVEGIEPSVRWRGFTEQLLDLAEQAGVELLITLGSYLAPVPHTRPIQTDVTSESQEMTHRFDLSASSYEGPTGITGVINLAAEQVGLPAVSAWAGIPHYAGSVPSPKASLALLDRLEELLDITIPRGEFVEDAAAWQRGVDELAAGDPDVAEYVASLESAQDTAELPEASGEAIAREFEKFLRRRGDTD
- the mshC gene encoding cysteine--1-D-myo-inosityl 2-amino-2-deoxy-alpha-D-glucopyranoside ligase; translated protein: MKSWPAPAVPTVPGTPLPVRIHDTARGEVVALTPGPTARIYCCGITPYDATHMGHAATYVTFDLLGRALRQAGHEVAYTQNITDVDDPLLERAARDGVDWTALATKEIQLFRDDMTALRVLPPTDYVGVVESVDRVADQVQQLVRAGAAYPVEITGPDAGLVADGARDYYLDLSRQASFGEVSGWTREQMLEVFADRGGDPDRPGKRDALDPLLWRAERRGEPAWQGGELGCGRPGWHIECTTIALGTLGMGFDVQGGGTDLVFPHHEMSAVQAVGLTGEPAFASAYLHQAMVGLDGEKMSKSKGNLVLVSRLREQGVDPMAVRLVLLDQHYRTEWSWTDALLARAQERLTRWRAGVARETTPPADEVVGQVRAALCQDLDTPAALAAVDAWCAAAGAHAGQGETVGDALDALLGIRL
- a CDS encoding SCO1664 family protein yields the protein MTDPHEQERPGRESLAEESPEGELAAVQAVLARPNPLVDPTDRDAVAAILDRLARDELTLVGQMLEASNGVFLGLLGDPDGEDAWRVVYKPTRGERPLRDFPPATLAQREVAAFVVSHEGGWHVVPPTVLREGPLGPGSVQLWVDHDEDAPTLVDVVVPEQVPEGWLPVFAGETPEGEDVVVVHAGDEVARRFSAYDCVVNNADRKGSHVLVDPAGRAWGIDHGLTLHDEAKLRTVLWGWVGDPLPHAELERLSLLASLLDDPASALLAGQGPQRGLVELLSGREVDALRARVAGLLATGTYPQPAPGHYPIPWPPL
- a CDS encoding DUF3090 domain-containing protein, giving the protein MVTPQHVFDPPERFVAGTVGPPGQRTFFLQAAGRGRLTSMSLEKQQVQVLADRCNDLIDMYAPIEGSEAAASLLQDNDPLGTPIEDEFRIQSLGLAYEPVRGVVVIDCADGDLDVDGDDPLEEAARDDARAATGLTEQQATPPTTVVRVVLSPAQARAFARRSLALVAAGRAPCPFCGEPLDPEGHICPRANGYRR
- a CDS encoding MSMEG_4193 family putative phosphomutase — encoded protein: MPTLLLVRHGRTAANASGTLAGWTPGVGLDEVGVAQARALGERLAGLPVALVAVSPLQRCQETADELSAAAGWSGVRRVTTDDLGECRYGAWTGRPLAELAGEELWRTVQDHPSRARFPQDERGAGGEDAVAGAPFPAESIADMAHRVVAAVRDLDRLVGSEHGPEALWVAVSHGDPIKAVLADAAGTHLDHFQRIVAGPASVSVLRYTATRPFLVRVNDTGADLASLAPAAGGSRETDAPSGDAVVGGGTA
- a CDS encoding magnesium and cobalt transport protein CorA, with translation MIVDQALYRQGRRQPCGDLSEELSALRDRQDDGFLWIGLKDPTDEEFALVNEELGLHPLAVEDALTGEQRAKLDIYDDTLFMVVKTLRYVERTSDVETGEVMLFAGDRFVLTVRNGEANPLAGVRARLELAPEQLVHGPAAVIYSVLDSIVDNYVLIDTELQEDLDRIERNVFGGAQGDFASEIYELKREVLEFKRASVPLAEPVRRLAKDRSVPVVHKPARPFFGDVLDHLLRVNDHVESYDRLLTDVLNAHLAQIGVRQNEDMRKISAWAAMGVWPTMIAGIYGQNFRFMPELEASVTVGGTEVYWGYWYALALMAGGSGYLYRLFKRSGWL